In one Amaranthus tricolor cultivar Red isolate AtriRed21 chromosome 8, ASM2621246v1, whole genome shotgun sequence genomic region, the following are encoded:
- the LOC130821129 gene encoding serine/threonine-protein kinase SRK2A-like, with translation MDKYELVKDIGSGNFGVARLMRNKETKELVAVKYIERGPRIDENVAREIINHRSLRHPNIIRFKELVLTPTHVAIVMEYAAGGELFERICNAGRFSEDEARYFFQQLISGVSYCHSMQICHRDLKLENTLLDGSPAPRLKICDFGYSKSSLLHSRPKSTVGTPAYIAPEVLSRREYDGKMADVWSCGVTLYVMLVGAYPFEDQDDPKNFRKTINKIMAVQYKIPDYVHVSQECRQLIARIFVANPSRRISIKEIKLHPWFLKNLPRELTEAHQAAYYRRENPTFSLQSVEEIMKIVEEAKTPPPVSRSVGSFGWGVQEDSDEKEEVPDEEDEVEEEEDEVEEEEDDVYDKTVKEVQAWKI, from the exons ATGGATAAGTATGAGTTGGTGAAGGACATAGGATCTGGAAATTTCGGTGTTGCTCGTCTTATGAGAAATAAGGAAACCAAAGAACTTGTTGCCGTCAAGTATATCGAGCGTGGTCCGAGG ATTGATGAAAATGTAGCTAGAGAGATCATCAATCATAGGTCACTCCGGCATCCCAACATCATTCGATTTAAGGAG CTTGTCTTGACTCCTACACATGTAGCTATAGTGATGGAATATGCAGCTGGTGGTGAGCTTTTTGAACGAATCTGTAATGCTGGAAGATTTAGCGAGGATGAG GCTAGATATTTTTTCCAGCAGCTTATATCAGGTGTCAGCTATTGTCATTCCATG CAAATTTGTCATAGAGATTTGAAGTTGGAAAACACCCTTTTGGATGGAAGCCCTGCACCTCGGCTGAAAATTTGTGATTTTGGTTACTCAAAG TCGTCTCTTTTACATTCAAGGCCGAAGTCAACTGTTGGAACTCCTGCATACATAGCTCCAGAGGTTCTCTCACGTAGGGAATATGATGGCAAA ATGGCTGATGTTTGGTCATGTGGAGTTACACTTTATGTGATGCTGGTTGGAGCTTATCCATTTGAAGACCAAGACGATCCAAAAAATTTTAGGAAGACCATTAAT AAAATAATGGCCGTTCAGTACAAGATACCAGATTATGTTCATGTATCGCAAGAATGTAGACAGCTCATTGCTCGTATATTTGTTGCAAATCCTTCCAGG AGAATATCTATCAAAGAGATCAAGCTCCACCCCTGGTTTCTAAAGAACTTGCCAAGGGAACTGACAGAAGCACACCAAGCTGCATACTATCGGAGGGAAAACCCAACTTTCTCTCTCCAAAGTGTAGAGGAAATTATGAAGATCGTGGAAGAAGCCAAGACGCCACCTCCAGTCTCACGTTCTGTTGGATCCTTTGGCTGGGGTGTGCAGGAGGATAGTGATGAAAAGGAAGAAGTTCCCGACGAAGAAGACGAagtggaagaagaggaagacgaagtagaagaagaggaagacgaTGTGTATGACAAGACCGTGAAGGAGGTGCAAGCATGGAAAATCTAA